The Desulfurobacteriaceae bacterium genome segment AGAAGTAAATAAATAGATTCGGTAAGAGGGGTCTTTCCAGAACCTCCCGCTGTTATATTTCCAACAGAGATAACAGGAAGCGGAAACCTAAAAGAATCTAAAACCTTCAAATTGTAAAGGAAATTTCTTACTTCAGAAATCAAACAGTAAAGCTTAGAGAGTGTCCAAAAAATGGGGTAAAGAGCTAATCCCCAGCCTTCTTTTCTTAGAACCTTTTTTCTAACTTCATTAGGATCCATCACATTCTCCCACAGCTTCTAAAATCCTTTTTAGAACATTTTTTCTCTTGTCGAAGGAGTTTGCAATTTTATCAATAACTTTTTTTCTATAATCATCATTGAGTAAAAGTTCCCTTAGGAAAGAGATAAGATCCCTTTCATTTAAAATAGGAATATTTAGATCCTTTGCTATCTCCAAGAAATCTTTTGCGTACTCCCCAACGATTACCGGTTTACTCCAAACAACAGCCTCAACAGGGTTGTGACCTCCTATTCCTTTAACAAAACTTCCACCGATAATTGCAACGTCTGCAAACCTGTAAAGGGAAGAAAGTTCTCCTATAGTATCAACAATGTAAACCTCTACATCTTCCGAAATTTCTTGGGTCTTACTTCTTAAGGCAAAAGGGAATCGAGGAAGGATATCTTTAGCTCTATTTACGTGTCTTGGAGCTATGATCGTAAGAAGATTAGGAAAGTCTTTTTTTAACTCACTGTGAACTTTGAAGGCTAACTCTTCTTCTCCTTCGTGGGTGCTACCCCAGATTATTACTTTCCTCTTTCCCTTGATTTCAAGTTTTGCCAGTTCTTTTGGTTTTTCAATCTCTAACTTTAAATCGCCTACAAGTTCTACTTTTTTAAATCCTAAAAGTTTTGCTCTTTCAAAGTCTTCTTTTGAACGGGCTAAAAATACAATATTCTCAAAAACAGGTGCTAAAAACCTTTTAAATTTTCTAAAGTTTTTAAAGCTTTTTTCCGTTATCTTACCGCTTATTATGTATACCGGAATATTAAGCCTTTTAGCCGCGTAAAGAAAAGATAACCAGATTTCTGTTTCGTATATTAAGATTTTAGAAGGTCTATTTTTTTTCAAAAAATTTTTCACTATTGGATAGATATCTATTGGAAGAATTCTACTTGGAACGCTTGGAAAAAGTTTCTTTGATCTTTCCAAACCGTAGTCTGTAAAAACTGTAAGCGCTACTCTATCCTTTAATCTTTCGACAATCGGTTTTACAGAGTTAACTTCTCCGATACTCGCCACGTGTAAGAGAATCTTTCCTTTGCCACCTTTAAAATCTACCCTAAATCTTGGAAAGAGAGAAATACTTCCTCTTTTTCTTGCTTTCAGTTTAACTAAAGGATAGAAAGGAATAAGAGCAAGGATCAGCAAGTTGTAGACAACAAGTCCCATTACTTTAGCCCAATAAGTTTGTGAACCTGAGGAATAATTTTAACTTCAAAACTGTTTATAAAATCTCTATCTGAGATAACAAGATTTACAACCTTTTGGCAGGTTTTCAAATAATCTTCAAAAGGAACTTCAAGAGGCTGAATAACTATCACGTTCTTTATTAAATTCCTGTTCTTGTAAACAAAATTCTTCACTAACGCGAAATCTTTTTCATTGAAAACTGCAAACTTTAAAAGAACGTTGCTATAAGCACTTAAAAACTTTTTTAGCTCGTTTTCTGGAAAATCAACCCCCATTGTAGGAGTTTTAGGGGATAAAACGATCTTTAACTTTTTATCTTCCAAATCATCCCTAAAAATATGTCCGCAGGTTTCAAGAGTTATTTTTCTTATAGACTGCAACTTTGAAAGTTCTCTAATCAGTATATTTAAGTTTTCTTCCTCTACTGGTTCCCCACCTGTGATAACAATCTCAGGAACTTTTTTTTCTATAGCAATTTTTATTATGTCATCTATGTTCCAAAAATTTCCGTTTTTCCAAGAATACTTCGTATCACAGTACTTACAGCCAATAGAACATCCTGCAGTTCTTATAAAGAATGAGGGACTTCCAACATCTATACCCTCTCCTTGAATGGAAACGAAAAGCTCTGAAATTCCGATTTTCAACTTGTAAACTCCTTACTAAGTTCCAAGGCAAGCCTTTTTGCCTCTTGGTCTATTTTGACAACTTCCTCAACAGAAATTGGTTTAGAAAAGTTAGATTTTTCAAGAGTTTTCTCTATAAGACGTGGAATATCGGTAAACTTTATTTTCCCATTAAGAAAGAGACTTACAGCCACTTCGTCAGCCGCGTTTAAAACAATTGGGTAAGGATATCCAAGTTTTAAGGATTCATATGCAAGCTTTAGGGAAGGAAACTTCTTTAAATCCGGTTCAAAGAATGTTAGTTCTCCTTTTAAGTCAAGGTTTAATTGAGGTATATCAAGAGGAAGTCTTTCAGGATAGCTCAGAGCGTAAGCTATTGGAATTTTCATATCCGGAACACCAAGCTGAGCTAAACACGAGTTGTCAATGAACTTTACCAAAGAATGGACTATACTCTGTGGGTGGATAACAACTTTTATCTTTTCTAAAGGTATTCCAAACAGCCAATATGCCTCAATTACCTCAAGACCTTTATTCATCAAAGTAGCAGAATCTATGGTTACCTTTTGTCCCATACTCCAGTTGGGATGCTTTAAAGCTTCAGAAGGAGTAACGTTTTCTAAGTCTTCTCTATCTCTAAAAGGACCTCCTGAAGCTGTAAGGATTAATTCCTTTACGTTTTCTTTCTTTTCTTTAACCAGACACTGAAAAAGTGCTGAATGTTCACTATCGACAGGAATTATTTCCTTTGCAACTTCCACTATAAATTGTCCAGCACAGACTAAAGACTCTTTATTTGCAAGAGCAATTCTTTTACCTTTTAAAGAAGCCCAATATGTAGGAAGTATTCCGGAAGCCCCTGTAATAGCCGATATACATACGTCAAAGTCAACTTCTTCTATAAGTTCCTTTAACCCATCAAGACCTTTATAAAACTTTCCATCAAAAGAAAACTCTTCGTTAGATTCAACAAGACATACAGCAGTTGGCTTAAACTTAAGGGCTTGTTCCTTTAACTTCCTGACATTCTTTCCAGCAACAAGGGCTTTTACCTTAAACTTTTCCGGAAACCTTGATATTACACTAAGGGCATTCTCTCCTATTGAACCTGTAGAGCCAAGAATTAAGACCTCTTTCATCTTACAGCCTTGCTAAAAGTTCTTCCAAAGTTTCTATTCTTTCCTGTTTTCCTGTTTCAAGCTCCTTTAACGAGAAAAATCCTTCCTTCTCTTCTGCTTCGCCTATTATCACAACATACTTTGAAAATGCCCTATCCGCCGCTT includes the following:
- a CDS encoding glycosyltransferase N-terminal domain-containing protein — its product is MGLVVYNLLILALIPFYPLVKLKARKRGSISLFPRFRVDFKGGKGKILLHVASIGEVNSVKPIVERLKDRVALTVFTDYGLERSKKLFPSVPSRILPIDIYPIVKNFLKKNRPSKILIYETEIWLSFLYAAKRLNIPVYIISGKITEKSFKNFRKFKRFLAPVFENIVFLARSKEDFERAKLLGFKKVELVGDLKLEIEKPKELAKLEIKGKRKVIIWGSTHEGEEELAFKVHSELKKDFPNLLTIIAPRHVNRAKDILPRFPFALRSKTQEISEDVEVYIVDTIGELSSLYRFADVAIIGGSFVKGIGGHNPVEAVVWSKPVIVGEYAKDFLEIAKDLNIPILNERDLISFLRELLLNDDYRKKVIDKIANSFDKRKNVLKRILEAVGECDGS
- a CDS encoding 7-carboxy-7-deazaguanine synthase QueE, which translates into the protein MKIGISELFVSIQGEGIDVGSPSFFIRTAGCSIGCKYCDTKYSWKNGNFWNIDDIIKIAIEKKVPEIVITGGEPVEEENLNILIRELSKLQSIRKITLETCGHIFRDDLEDKKLKIVLSPKTPTMGVDFPENELKKFLSAYSNVLLKFAVFNEKDFALVKNFVYKNRNLIKNVIVIQPLEVPFEDYLKTCQKVVNLVISDRDFINSFEVKIIPQVHKLIGLK
- the dxr gene encoding 1-deoxy-D-xylulose-5-phosphate reductoisomerase; this translates as MKEVLILGSTGSIGENALSVISRFPEKFKVKALVAGKNVRKLKEQALKFKPTAVCLVESNEEFSFDGKFYKGLDGLKELIEEVDFDVCISAITGASGILPTYWASLKGKRIALANKESLVCAGQFIVEVAKEIIPVDSEHSALFQCLVKEKKENVKELILTASGGPFRDREDLENVTPSEALKHPNWSMGQKVTIDSATLMNKGLEVIEAYWLFGIPLEKIKVVIHPQSIVHSLVKFIDNSCLAQLGVPDMKIPIAYALSYPERLPLDIPQLNLDLKGELTFFEPDLKKFPSLKLAYESLKLGYPYPIVLNAADEVAVSLFLNGKIKFTDIPRLIEKTLEKSNFSKPISVEEVVKIDQEAKRLALELSKEFTS